In Peromyscus eremicus chromosome 15, PerEre_H2_v1, whole genome shotgun sequence, a genomic segment contains:
- the LOC131925633 gene encoding uncharacterized LOC128031836 homolog, translating to MAIMLLCLLQLAAPLCSYSVTIRFYLFWLNTP from the coding sequence ATGGCTATAATGCTGCTCTGCCTTCTTCAGCTCGCTGCCCCACTCTGTAGTTACTCTGTAACGATACGCTTCTACCTTTTTTGGTTAAACACCCCCTGA
- the Zbed6 gene encoding zinc finger BED domain-containing protein 6, whose amino-acid sequence MSVCTLSVPVSSISPGRRCRTFSDAGILGCVSINSNAEEDDVVEGKMVAEGVNKETKLPAKKKRKKGLRIKGKRRRKKLILAKKFSKDLGSGRPVADAPALLASSAPEQDEESLFESNIDKQIYLPSTRAKTSIVWHFFHVDPQYTWRAICNLCEKSVSRGKPGSHLGTSTLQRHLQARHSPHWTRANKFGVTNGEEDFTLDLSLSPSSPESNGSFEYIPTDSLDENRMGKKRDKSASDALRAKRGRFLIKSNIVKHALIPGTRAKTSAVWNFFYTDPQHVSRAVCNICKRSVSRGRPGSHLGTSTLQRHLQATHPIHWAVANKDSGAIGNGLDETETESSDLLNDTLHGEKSSGSQDLTAEDLSDSDTDEPPVLEVEPRSESPVPVAEQANPVHEQERETPPHCENSASSQISQALIQMIVEDMHPYNYFSTPAFQRFLQIVAPDYRLPSETYFFTKAVPQLYDSVREKIFLTLENVQSQKIHLTVDIWTHDPSTDYFIVTVHWVSLETASSPSSGGTPNFRKWAVLCVTGLAKDCLITNILQELNDQIGLWLSPNFLTPSFIVSDNSSNVVHAIKGGGFTHVPCFLHCLNIVIQDFFCEHKSIENMLVAARKTCHHFSHSVKARQILQEFQNDHQLPWKNLKQDESGHWISTFYMLKWLLEHCYSVHHSLGRASGVVLTSLQWTLMTHVCDILKPFEEATQKVSVKTTGLNQVLPLIHHLLFSLQRLREDFQVRGITQALNLVDSLSLKLETDALLSAMLKSKHCILATLLDPCFKNSLEDFFPQGADLETYKQILAEEVCNYMESSPGACQIATSEASGPLVRLGTDSFTSIKEGTSNSGSMDSSAADSVAIGSRSFLFPSAVAVVDEYFKEKYSELSGGDDPLVYWQRKVSIWPALTQVAIQYLSCPMCSWQSECMFTTNSRFHPKQIMNMDFDNVEQLIFLKMNLENVNYDYSTLILSWDPENKAVQNNEKEILP is encoded by the coding sequence ATGAGTGTATGTACTTTGAGTGTACCAGTTTCCTCGATTTCTCCTGGCCGAAGATGCAGGACTTTCAGTGATGCTGGGATTCTGGGATGTGTTTCCATTAATTCAAATGCAGAAGAAGATGATGTGGTAGAGGGAAAGATGGTGGCAGAAGGAGTGAACAAAGAGACAAAATTACctgctaaaaagaaaagaaagaagggtttGCGAATTAAGGGGAAACGGCGCCGAAAGaaactgatccttgccaagaagTTTAGTAAGGATTTGGGGTCTGGAAGACCTGTTGCGGATGCCCCTGCTTTGTTAGCGTCCAGTGCCCCTGAGCAAGATGAAGAAAGTCTCTTTGAGAGCAATATAGACAAGCAAATCTATCTCCCCAGTACCAGAGCCAAGACCTCCATCGTATGGCACTTCTTTCATGTTGACCCCCAGTATACCTGGAGAGCTATTTGTAACCTGTGTGAAAAGAGTGTCAGCCGGGGCAAGCCAGGCAGCCATCTGGGTACATCTACTCTTCAGCGACATCTCCAGGCAAGGCATTCTCCTCACTGGACCAGGGCCAACAAGTTTGGAGTCACTAATGGGGAGGAGGACTTTACCTTGGATTTGTCTTTATCTCCTTCTTCTCCTGAGAGCAATGGAAGCTTTGAGTATATTCCTACAGATTCATTAGATGAAAACAGAATGGGTAAGAAACGTGATAAATCAGCCTCTGATGCCCTGAGGGCAAAAAGAGGGCGATTTCTCATCAAAAGCAACATTGTCAAGCATGCCTTAATTCCTGGAACCAGAGCCAAGACATCTGcagtttggaattttttttatacTGATCCTCAGCACGTCTCAAGAGCTGTGTGTAACATATGTAAAAGAAGCGTGAGCCGGGGTAGGCCAGGTTCCCACTTAGGAACGTCCACACTTCAACGGCACCTTCAGGCCACACATCCCATCCACTGGGCTGTTGCCAACAAAGACAGTGGTGCTATTGGAAATGGATTGGATGAGACTGAGACTGAGAGCAGTGATCTCTTGAATGATACTTTGCATGGAGAAAAGTCATCAGGCAGCCAAGATTTAACAGCTGAGGACCTTAGTGACTCTGATACTGATGAACCTCCTGTTTTAGAGGTTGAACCTAGATCTGAGAGTCCTGTTCCTGTTGCAGAGCAAGCCAATCCGGTGCATgaacaagagagagaaacaccACCACATTGTGAGAATTCAGCCTCCAGTCAGATAAGTCAGGCGCTTATTCAGATGATTGTGGAAGATATGCATCCTTACAACTATTTCTCAACCCCAGCTTTTCAGCGCTTTCTACAGATTGTTGCTCCTGACTATAGATTGCCATCAGAGACTTATTTTTTCACCAAAGCTGTACCTCAGTTATATGATTCTGTTagagaaaaaattttcttaacttTAGAGAATGTTCAAAGCCAAAAGATCCACCTGACTGTTGACATATGGACCCATGACCCTTCCACAGACTACTTCATTGTGACTGTACACTGGGTCTCTTTGGAAACTGCATCTTCCCCCAGTAGTGGTGGGACCCCTAATTTTAGAAAGTGGGCAGTACTTTGTGTTACAGGCCTAGCCAAAGACTGTTTGATAACTAACATTTTACAAGAATTAAATGACCAGATTGGTCTGTGGCTTTCTCCTAATTTTCTTACCCCTAGCTTCATTGTTTCTGACAACTCCTCTAATGTGGTACATGCAATCAAAGGAGGTGGTTTTACCCATGTGCCATGCTTCCTGCACTGTTTAAATATAGTGATTCAGGACTTCTTCTGTGAGCACAAAAGCATTGAAAATATGTTAGTGGCTGCTAGAAAAACCTGCCATCATTTTAGCCATTCAGTCAAAGCCCGCCAGATACTACAAGAGTTCCAGAACGATCACCAGCTTCCGTGGAAGAATCTGAAGCAGGATGAAAGTGGCCACTGGATTTCTACCTTTTACATGTTAAAATGGCTTCTAGAGCATTGCTACTCTGTTCACCACAGTCTGGGTCGAGCCAGTGGAGTTGTGCTCACTTCACTCCAGTGGACTCTAATGACACACGTCTGTGACATTCTGAAGCCATTTGAGGAGGCCACCCAGAAAGTGAGTGTAAAGACCACGGGATTGAATCAGGTGCTGCCCCTAATCCATCATCTCCTCTTTTCCCTGCAGAGACTCAGAGAAGATTTTCAAGTCAGAGGTATTACTCAGGCCCTTAATCTGGTAGACAGTTTATCTTTGAAACTTGAAACTGATGCCCTACTAAGTGCCATGCTCAAATCCAAGCATTGTATCTTGGCTACTTTGTTAGATCCTTGTTTTAAGAACAGTTTGGAAGACTTTTTTCCTCAAGGTGCTGATTTAGAGACTTATAAACAGATCCTTGCAGAAGAGGTTTGTAATTATATGGAATCGTCGCCTGGGGCCTGCCAAATTGCAACCTCGGAAGCATCTGGCCCTTTAGTTAGATTAGGAACTGATTCATTTACTTCTATAAAAGAAGGCACCTCCAATTCAGGTTCTATGGATAGCTCAGCCGCAGACAGTGTTGCTATTGGAAGCAGAAGCTTCCTGTTCCCCTCTGCTGTAGCAGTAGTGGATGAGTACTTCAAAGAGAAGTATTCAGAGCTCTCAGGAGGTGATGACCCTTTGGTTTACTGGCAGAGGAAGGTGAGCATATGGCCAGCTTTGACCCAAGTTGCCATTCAGTATCTGAGTTGCCCCATGTGTAGTTGGCAATCGGAGTGCATGTTTACCACAAACAGCCGCTTTCATCCAAAGCAGATCATGAACATGGACTTTGATAATGTAGAACAGCTGATATTTCTGAAAATGAACTTGGAGAATGTTAACTATGACTATTCTACATTGATTCTGAGCTGGGACCCTGAAAATAAGGCTGTTcagaacaatgaaaaagaaatattaccttaa